The Kogia breviceps isolate mKogBre1 chromosome 4, mKogBre1 haplotype 1, whole genome shotgun sequence genome window below encodes:
- the PLIN4 gene encoding perilipin-4 isoform X4, with amino-acid sequence MTRTKDAFSSGMANVVDTAKGVVQGGLGMTQSMLTGTKDAVSTGLTGAVNMAKGTVQTGMDTTKTVLTGTKDAVSAGLTGAMGVAKGTVQTGVDTTKTVLTGTKDAVSTGLTGAVNMAKGTVQTGMDTTKTVLTGTKDAVSAGLTGAMGVAKGTVQTGVDTTKTVLTGTKDAVSTGLTGAVNMAKGTVQMGMDTTKTVLTGTKDVVSAGLTGAMGVAKGTVQTGVDTTKTVLTGTKDAVSTGLTGAVNMAKGTVQTGMDTTKTVLTGTKDAVSAGLTGAMGVAKGTVQTGVDTTKTVLTGTKDAVSTGLTGAVNMAKGTVQTGMDTTKTVLTGTKDAVSTGLTGAMGVAKGAVQTGMDTTKTVLTGTKDAVSTGLTGAVNMAKGTVQTGMDTTKTVLTGTKDVVSAGLTGAMGVAKGTVQTGVDTTKTVLTGTKDAVSTGLTGAVNMAKGTIQMGMDTTKTVLTGTKDAVSAGLTGAVNMAKGTVQMGMDTTKTVLTGTKDAVSTGLTGAMGVAKGTVQTGVDTTKTVLTGTKDAVSTGLTGAMGVAKGAVQTGVDTTKTVLMGTKDAVSTGLTGAVNMAKGTVQTGMDTTKTVLTGTKDAVSTGLTGAANVATGAVQTGLNTTHDVSTGTRNTISSGMAGAMNAASTAAQWGLDTSKAVLTGTKDAMSTGFTRVGNVARGGVQTGLGTIQNWLPGSQDAASGGLATSGAPAEGEQTILNPHEAQSCGVSRPPDTLCARLDLAGKATTNTKSLVSAEVTFTQGAALGKEDDVGPGATTCGQEGARGFATLRDELEELGEIFQPMSAEEQAQLAASQPRLREATDDQSSYFVRLGDLDPSFRQRAFEHALSHLQQGQFQALDVLAQLEDAFWLIEKAQQAPDQQPWPDQDLISQAGSREVPAAGALSRVCSLVQQLHVAYSSLASGLQGLPAELRWQLRQARHSLCELHGVVSSAASVEELPAERLAQSRQCVRQAWQGLEQLLEGVQHSPPLSWLVGPFALHPDGQQL; translated from the exons ATGACCAGGACCAAGGATGCCTTCTCATCTGGGATGGCCAACGTTGTGGACACAGCTAAAGGCGTGGTCCAAGGAGGCCTGGGCATGACCCAGTCCATGCTCACAGGCACCAAGGATGCAGTGTCCACTGGGCTCACTGGGGCAGTGAACATGGCCAAGGGCACCGTCCAAACTGGCATGGACACCACCAAGACTGTCCTCACTGGCACCAAAGATGCAGTGTCTGCTGGCCTCACTGGAGCAAtgggtgtggccaaaggaaccgTCCAGACTGGCGTGGACACCACCAAGACCGTCCTCACTGGCACCAAAGATGCAGTGTCCACTGGACTCACTGGGGCAGTTAACATGGCTAAGGGCACTGTCCAAACGGGCATGGACACCACCAAGACCGTCCTCACTGGCACCAAAGATGCAGTGTCTGCTGGCCTCACTGGAGCAAtgggtgtggccaaaggaaccgTCCAAACTGGCGTGGACACCACCAAGACCGTCCTCACTGGCACCAAAGATGCAGTGTCCACTGGACTCACTGGGGCAGTGAACATGGCTAAGGGCACTGTCCAAATGGGCATGGACACCACCAAGACCGTCCTCACTGGCACCAAAGATGTAGTGTCCGCTGGCCTCACTGGAGCAAtgggtgtggccaaaggaaccgTCCAGACTGGCGTGGACACCACCAAGACCGTCCTCACTGGCACCAAAGATGCAGTGTCCACTGGCCTCACTGGGGCAGTGAACATGGCTAAGGGCACTGTCCAAACGGGCATGGACACCACCAAGACCGTCCTCACTGGCACCAAAGATGCAGTGTCTGCTGGCCTCACTGGAGCAAtgggtgtggccaaaggaaccgTCCAAACTGGCGTGGACACCACCAAGACCGTCCTCACTGGCACCAAAGATGCAGTGTCCACTGGACTCACTGGGGCAGTGAACATGGCTAAGGGCACTGTCCAAACGGGCATGGACACCACCAAGACCGTCCTCACTGGCACCAAAGATGCAGTGTCCACTGGGCTCACTGGAGCAATGGGTGTGGCCAAGGGGGCCGTCCAGACTGGCATGGACACCACCAAGACCGTCCTCACTGGCACCAAAGATGCAGTGTCCACTGGCCTCACTGGGGCAGTGAACATGGCTAAGGGCACTGTCCAAACGGGCATGGACACCACCAAGACCGTCCTCACTGGCACCAAAGATGTAGTGTCCGCTGGCCTCACTGGAGCAAtgggtgtggccaaaggaaccgTCCAGACTGGCGTGGACACCACCAAGACCGTCCTCACTGGCACCAAAGATGCAGTGTCCACTGGGCTCACTGGGGCAGTGAACATGGCCAAGGGCACCATCCAGATGGGTATGGACACCACCAAGACTGTCCTGACAGGCACCAAAGATGCAGTGTCCGCTGGGCTCACTGGGGCAGTGAACATGGCCAAGGGCACCGTCCAGATGGGTATGGACACCACCAAGACCGTCCTCACTGGCACCAAAGATGCAGTGTCCACTGGCCTCACTGGAGCAAtgggtgtggccaaaggaactgTCCAGACTGGCGTGGACACCACCAAGACTGTTCTCACTGGCACCAAAGATGCAGTGTCCACTGGGCTCACTGGAGCAATGGGTGTGGCCAAGGGGGCCGTCCAGACTGGCGTGGACACCACCAAGACCGTCCTGATGGGCACCAAAGATGCAGTGTCCACTGGGCTCACTGGGGCAGTGAACATGGCCAAGGGCACTGTCCAAACGGGCATGGATACCACCAAGACCGTCCTCACTGGCACCAAAGATGCAGTGTCCACTGGGCTCACTGGGGCAGCGAATGTGGCTACAGGGGCTGTGCAGACTGGGCTGAACACAACCCACGATGTTTCCACTGGCACAAGGAACACCATCTCCAGTGGCATGGCTGGTGCCATGAATGCGGCCAGCACTGCTGCCCAGTGGGGTCTGGACACCTCGAAGGCTGTCCTCACCGGCACCAAAGACGCCATGTCTACTGGGTTCACCAGGGTAGGGAATGTGGCCCGAGGAGGTGTGCAGACTGGTCTCGGAACCATCCAGAACTGGTTACCTGGTTCCCAGGATGCTGCCTCAGGTGGACTCGCCACTTCTGGAGCCCCAGCTGAAGGAGAACAAACCATCCTGAACCCTCATGAGGCTCAGTCATGTGGGGTCTCCAGGCCCCCGGACACTCTGTGTGCACGCCTGGACCTTGCTGGGAAAGCCACCACCAATACCAAGAGCCTCGTGTCAGCTGAGGTGACATTCACCCAAGGGGCCGCCCTGGGCAAGGAGGATGACGTAGGGCCTGGGGCCACCACTTGCGGCCAGGAAGGAGCCCGGGGCTTTGCAACACTCCGGGACGAGCTGGAGGAGCTGGGGGAGATCTTCCAGCCCATGAGCGCCGAGGAGCAAG CTCAGCTGGCTGCCTCCCAGCCCCGGCTGAGGGAGGCCACGGACGACCAAAGCAGCTACTTCGTGCGTCTGGGCGACTTGGACCCCAGCTTCCGCCAGCGGGCTTTCGAGCATGCCCTGAGCCACCTGCAGCAAGGCCAGTTCCAGGCCCTGGACGTGCTGGCCCAGCTCGAGGACGCCTTCTGGCTG ATTGAGAAGGCCCAGCAGGCTCCAGACCAGCAGCCGTGGCCGGACCAGGATCTGATCAGCCAAGCCGGCAGCCGAGAG GTGCCAGCCGCCGGGGCTCTGTCCAGGGTCTGCAGCCTTGTCCAGCAGCTCCATGTGGCCTACAGCAGCCTGGCCTCCGGCCTCCAGGGCCTCCCCGCTGAGCTCCGGTGGCAGCTCAGGCAGGCGCGGCACAGCCTCTGCGAGCTCCACGGCGTTGTCTCCTCTGCCGCCTCCGTGGAGGAGCTGCCGGCCGAGCGCCTGGCCCAGAGCCGCCAGTGTGTACGCCAGGCGTGGCAGGGGCTGGAGCAGCTGCTGGAGGGTGTGCAGCACAGCCCTCCGCTCAGCTGGCTGGTGGGGCCCTTCGCCCTGCACCCCGATGGGCAGCAGCTGTAG